The nucleotide sequence CTGGTTTTACCTGAAAAGCAATAAAACCTTCAGAAGCCAGGTAAGTCTCAATATATATAAGAGGTTTTCCTAAAAGCTTCTCAAACCCTTTTTTATAAGGCTCGAACGATACCCCTCCATGCACAAATACTTTAAGGTTTGGCCATACCTGATGAATGTTGTCGACTTTATAATAGTCAATGATTTTTTCCATAAGTATCTGAAGCCATGCAGGAACACCAACAATAAACCCGATATCCCATTTTTTTGCATTGACAGTAATCTCGTCAAGCTTTTTGTCCCATTCGCGATGCTGAGATATTTTTTTGCCTGGCTTATAAAAATGCTGAAACCAAAAAGGTATTTTACTCGCTTGTATCCCACTCAAATCCCCCTCAAAGTAGTGGCCGTTTTTATTGAGGTGGGTACTTCCGCCAAGCATCAAAATACCCTTCTCAAACAACTCAGGAGGCAAATCATAATTAGAAAGAGACAAAATCTGCCTTATACTGGTCCGCTTGATGGTCTTATTCATATCATCAGTAAGCGGAATATATTTACTGGCAGACTCTGATGTTCCTGAACTCAAAGCAAAGTACTTTACCAATCCCGGCCAGCACACATCCTTTTCACCTTCTTTTGCCTTTTGCCACCACTCGTTATAAATCTTGTTATAATTGTAAACAGGAACCAGCGAACGGTATTTTTCATAAAAAGCTGCTTTATTTTTGTCACCAAACACCGGGATGATTTCCTTAAAGCCATACTTTTTCCCTATCTGAGTATTTCTTGCTTTTTTTAAAAGTTTCAGAAGCTCGTTTTTCTGCAATTCTTCAGAAGGCTTGGTTTCCTGCTCTATAACCTTTGATAACTTTATCCCTTTCTTAAGTAGAGAACCTAATAATGGCATATATGTATACTTTTTTGAAATATTCCTTTTATTATTGTATATATCTT is from Cytophagaceae bacterium ABcell3 and encodes:
- a CDS encoding GH3 auxin-responsive promoter family protein, with amino-acid sequence MPLLGSLLKKGIKLSKVIEQETKPSEELQKNELLKLLKKARNTQIGKKYGFKEIIPVFGDKNKAAFYEKYRSLVPVYNYNKIYNEWWQKAKEGEKDVCWPGLVKYFALSSGTSESASKYIPLTDDMNKTIKRTSIRQILSLSNYDLPPELFEKGILMLGGSTHLNKNGHYFEGDLSGIQASKIPFWFQHFYKPGKKISQHREWDKKLDEITVNAKKWDIGFIVGVPAWLQILMEKIIDYYKVDNIHQVWPNLKVFVHGGVSFEPYKKGFEKLLGKPLIYIETYLASEGFIAFQVKPGSKSMKLILNNGIFFEFVPFTSSNFGPDGDLVDNPETLMIDQVEEGKDYAILLNTCAGAWRYLIGDVIRFTNVKEAEIIITGRTKHFLSLCGEHLSVDNMNKAIQLVADELNINIREFTVAGIPYDSLFAHKWYIATDDKIEAARVQELLDNKLKMLNDDYKVERSAALKEIFVDVLPVSAFYNFMKMKGKEGGQNKFPRVMKKGQFEEWEEYLKNNNLK